The Caldivirga sp. genome has a segment encoding these proteins:
- the alaS gene encoding alanine--tRNA ligase: MFVNMKFRRGRCPYCGHYYWTLNPSQDNCGDQPCTPYGFIGNPPGTYRPESVKDVRERFLSFFEKRGHTRVTRYPVVARWRNDVYLVGASIYDFQPWVTEGIVPPPANPLTISQPSIRLTDVDKVGRSGRHLTGFEMMAHHAFNFPGRDIYWINETVEYAHEFFTKELGFRDDEVTYKENIWEGGGNAGESFEVLVRGLELATLVFMHYRVVGDEYREMPIRIVDTGYGLERIYWVLTGKPTIYEAVFERFLNKARQLLGLPKPDEKMLASLAIHMGQLDPEVLALDKAYVEVARRIGVDSTELINFIKPQEALYVLADHSRTVSWMINDGVIPSNSGVGYLARLLIRRMLKYMHVIDAQVPLTEIFSTHLSYLINDYPELKESMQLILDLVELEENKYKSAISQLPKLISRVKGELTINDLINLYDSHGIPPEVVRDEAAKKGVRVNVPDNFYEMLAARHQKPTKGEEGGGIEVTADDVIDLPPTRELFYENTYMFEGKAKVLKVIKGKYIVLDSTIFYPEGGGQPADRGVLRFNGVEAKVIDVQRVGPVIIHVIEGPAPGVGDVVEMRVDSERRLGLMRMHTGTHILLQSIRRVLGKHVWQAGAQKDIPLSRLDVTHYRLPTQDEVRRIEELANEVVLSDIPIKAELMPRNEAEAKYGFIIYQGGVVPGGKVRIVKVGEGDDAYDVEACGGTHLDRTSKVGLIKIVRVDKIQEGVVRFIFTTGKYTLDYVRSLEGTLDSVASRLKVGRDDVDKAVDRLLKGLNEVEERSRLLTRKAIEADLANIVKSMITVGGFKVAVYPEDYWVKDYLQELASKYPGDVLILIHGKEYQVYTNGKVKAIDVAKALNELGGKGGGSGTFAQGVFSNPVNQDDVINVIRRSLG, translated from the coding sequence ATGTTCGTAAACATGAAGTTTAGGAGGGGTAGGTGCCCATACTGTGGTCACTACTACTGGACCCTTAACCCAAGTCAAGATAACTGCGGTGACCAACCCTGCACACCCTACGGCTTCATAGGTAATCCACCGGGTACTTATAGGCCGGAGTCTGTTAAGGATGTTAGGGAGCGTTTCCTATCATTCTTCGAGAAGAGGGGGCACACTAGGGTTACTAGGTATCCTGTGGTTGCCAGGTGGAGGAATGACGTCTACCTGGTGGGTGCATCAATATACGATTTTCAACCCTGGGTCACCGAGGGCATAGTGCCTCCTCCCGCTAATCCACTTACAATATCTCAACCAAGCATAAGGCTCACTGACGTTGATAAGGTTGGTAGGAGTGGGAGGCACTTAACTGGGTTTGAAATGATGGCTCACCACGCCTTCAACTTCCCTGGTAGGGACATTTACTGGATTAACGAGACCGTGGAGTACGCTCACGAATTCTTCACGAAGGAGTTGGGGTTTAGGGATGATGAGGTGACTTATAAGGAGAACATATGGGAGGGTGGGGGTAATGCTGGGGAATCCTTCGAGGTACTGGTTAGGGGGCTTGAGTTAGCGACGTTAGTCTTCATGCACTATAGGGTGGTTGGTGATGAGTATAGGGAAATGCCCATTAGGATAGTTGACACTGGTTACGGCCTTGAGAGGATTTACTGGGTTTTAACAGGTAAGCCAACAATCTATGAGGCTGTTTTCGAGAGGTTCCTAAATAAGGCTAGGCAACTCCTCGGCTTACCTAAGCCTGATGAGAAGATGCTTGCGTCCCTGGCAATACACATGGGTCAACTTGACCCTGAGGTTCTAGCCCTCGATAAGGCTTACGTTGAGGTGGCTAGGAGGATAGGGGTTGATTCAACAGAGTTAATTAACTTCATTAAACCACAGGAGGCGCTGTACGTGCTTGCTGATCATTCAAGGACGGTCTCCTGGATGATAAATGATGGGGTTATACCATCAAACTCAGGCGTTGGTTACTTGGCTAGGTTACTCATTAGGAGGATGCTGAAGTACATGCATGTTATTGATGCTCAAGTACCATTAACGGAAATCTTCAGTACGCACCTAAGCTACCTCATTAATGATTACCCCGAGTTAAAGGAAAGCATGCAGCTTATACTTGACTTAGTTGAGTTAGAGGAGAATAAGTATAAGTCAGCGATAAGTCAACTACCTAAATTGATAAGTAGGGTTAAGGGTGAATTAACCATTAACGACCTCATAAACCTATACGACTCCCACGGTATACCGCCTGAGGTTGTTAGGGATGAGGCTGCTAAGAAGGGGGTGAGGGTTAATGTCCCGGATAACTTCTATGAAATGCTGGCTGCTAGGCATCAGAAGCCAACTAAGGGTGAGGAGGGTGGGGGAATTGAGGTAACTGCAGATGATGTAATAGACCTACCGCCCACTAGGGAATTATTCTACGAGAACACCTACATGTTTGAGGGTAAGGCTAAGGTGCTGAAGGTAATTAAGGGTAAGTACATTGTACTGGACTCAACAATATTCTACCCTGAGGGTGGGGGTCAACCGGCGGATAGGGGGGTGTTAAGGTTTAATGGTGTTGAGGCTAAGGTTATTGACGTGCAGAGGGTTGGGCCAGTGATAATACACGTCATTGAAGGCCCAGCCCCAGGGGTGGGTGATGTAGTGGAGATGAGGGTTGATTCTGAAAGGAGGCTTGGGTTAATGAGGATGCACACGGGCACCCACATACTTCTTCAAAGCATAAGGAGGGTTTTAGGTAAGCATGTTTGGCAGGCGGGTGCGCAGAAGGATATACCATTAAGTAGGCTTGACGTAACCCACTACAGGTTGCCAACCCAGGATGAGGTTAGGAGGATTGAGGAATTAGCCAATGAAGTGGTCCTGAGCGATATACCAATTAAGGCTGAGTTAATGCCTAGGAATGAGGCTGAGGCTAAGTACGGCTTCATAATATACCAGGGTGGTGTAGTACCGGGCGGTAAAGTGAGGATTGTTAAGGTGGGTGAGGGTGATGACGCCTACGATGTTGAGGCATGCGGGGGAACACACCTGGATAGGACAAGTAAGGTGGGTTTAATTAAGATCGTTAGGGTTGATAAGATACAGGAGGGTGTGGTTAGGTTCATCTTCACCACAGGCAAGTACACCCTTGACTATGTTAGGAGTCTGGAGGGTACGCTTGATTCAGTGGCCAGTAGGCTGAAGGTGGGTAGGGATGATGTGGATAAGGCAGTGGATAGGCTACTTAAGGGGCTTAATGAAGTTGAGGAGAGGAGTAGGTTATTGACTAGGAAGGCTATTGAGGCTGATTTAGCTAACATAGTGAAGTCCATGATTACCGTAGGTGGATTCAAGGTTGCAGTGTATCCTGAGGATTACTGGGTTAAGGATTACCTGCAGGAATTAGCCAGTAAATACCCTGGGGACGTACTAATACTAATCCACGGTAAGGAGTACCAAGTGTACACTAACGGTAAGGTTAAGGCCATTGATGTAGCTAAGGCGTTGAATGAACTAGGGGGGAAGGGTGGTGGCAGTGGTACGTTTGCGCAGGGTGTCTTCAGTAATCCGGTTAACCAGGATGATGTAATTAACGTTATTAGACGTAGTTTAGGTTAA